One Eleginops maclovinus isolate JMC-PN-2008 ecotype Puerto Natales chromosome 22, JC_Emac_rtc_rv5, whole genome shotgun sequence DNA segment encodes these proteins:
- the agpat4 gene encoding 1-acyl-sn-glycerol-3-phosphate acyltransferase delta, whose protein sequence is MGLIQLLKSQFLSHLIICYVFLASGLIINMLQFCTLPLWLVSKQLARRINIRLGYCISSQMVAALEWWSGTECTLYTDPKSYPLYGNEKAIVVLNHSYEIDFLCGWSFCERFGVLGSSKVLAKQELRYLPVIGWMWYFLEIVFCKRKWEDDRRTVAECLQNLHDYPENFWFLLFCEGTRFTPKKHEVSMQVAESKGLPKLKYHLLPRTKGFWVTVQNLRGTAAAVYDSTLNFRNKEAPTLLGILNGKKYHADLYVRRIPLELIPEGEAECAAWLHKLYQEKDSFQEHYTQKGCFPGPSVSHPRRPWVLINWIFWACMLLYPLGLLLVQLVNSGSMLTILVSVTLACAASLGVRWMIGQTEIDRGSSYGNKEVPLNNN, encoded by the exons ATGGGCCTCATTCAGTTGCTGAAATCACAGTTCCTGAGTCACCTCATCATCTGCTATGTGTTCCTGGCCAGCGGCCTCATTATCAACATGTTGCAGTTCTGTACTCTACCTCTGTGGCTGGTCAGTAAGCAGCTGGCCCGCAGGATCAACATCAGACTGGGTTACTGCATCAGCAGCC AGATGGTAGCTGCCCTGGAGTGGTGGTCTGGGACTGAATGCACACTCTACACAGACCCAAAGAGTTATCCACTGTATGGAAATGAGAAAGCAATTGTGGTTCTCAATCACAGCTATGAAATCGACTTCCTGTGTGGCTGGAGCTTTTGCGAAAGATTTGGAGTTCTTGGT AGCTCAAAAGTGTTAGCCAAACAAGAGTTGAGGTATTTACCTGTTATCGGCTGGATGTGGTACTTCCTGGAGATCGTTTTCTGCAAGAGGAAGTGGGAGGACGACCGGAGGACGGTGGCTGAATGTCTTCAGAACCTCCATGATTACCCGGAAAACTTTTGG TTCTTGCTTTTCTGTGAAGGAACACGCTTCACTCCAAAGAAGCATGAGGTCAGCATGCAGGTGGCCGAGAGCAAAGGTTTACCCAAACTGAAGTATCATCTTCTACCCAGGACCAAAGGATTCTGGGTAACTGTTCAGAACCTCAGAGGAACTG CTGCAGCTGTGTACGATTCCACACTGAACTTCAGAAACAAAGAAGCACCAACCTTACTTGGAATTCTTAATGGAAAGAAATATCATGCAGACCTATATGTGAG GAGAATCCCTCTAGAGTTGATCCCAGAAGGTGAGGCAGAGTGTGCTGCTTGGCTCCATAAACTCTACCAGGAGAAG GATAGCTTTCAGGAACATTACACACAAAAAGGCTGTTTTCCTGGGCCCTCAGTGAGCCATCCACGCAGACCGTGGGTCTTGATCAACTGGATTTTCTGGGCCTGCATGCTCCTCTACCCCCTCGGTCTGCTACTGGTTCAACTGGTCAACTCTGGATCGATGCTGACCATCTTAGTCTCTGTAACCCTTGCCTGTGCAG CTTCACTGGGAGTTCGCTGGATGATTGGCCAGACTGAGATTGACAGAGGCTCAAGCTATGGAAATAAGGAGGTTCCTTTAAACAACAACTAA